The Pseudomonadota bacterium genome contains the following window.
TCGGTGGGCTTGGGCGCTTTCGTGGGCGTGCGCTAATGGTAATCGGTCACGAAAAAGGCGCCGACACCGAAGGCCGGATGCGCCACAATTTCGGAATGGCCAATCCAGAAGGCTACCGCAAGGCCGTGCGCCTAATGCGCTTGGCGGAACGATTTTCTCTGCCCGTTGTGACTTTGATCGATACGCCTGGGGCTTATCCTGGCGTTGGCGCTGAAGAGCGCGGACAGGCTGAAGCCATTGCCCGCAGTATCGAGACTTGCCTCGATCTCCGCACCCCTCTCGTAAGCGCCATCATCGGCGAAGGAGGTTCGGGCGGCGCTATTGCTCTGGCTGTGGCGAACCGAGTCTTGATGCTGGAACACGCAACGTATTCGGTGATTACGCCCGAGGGCTGCGCCGCCATTCTGTGGCGAGATTCTGAGCACGCTCAAGAAGCCGCTGATGCGCTAAAAATGACTGCGCAGGATCTGTACCAAATGGCGGTCGTCGATGAAATTGTCGCCGAACCCGTCGGTGGCGCGCATCGCTCGCCAGCAACCGCCATTGCTGCTTTGGGTGATGCGTTGGAAAAGGCATTGGACGGTTTGAAGCCGTTAAGTGGTGCGGAACTGCGCGCCAAGCGTCGCGAAAAATTTCTTGAGATTGGAAAAATAGGTCTCAGTTAATAGCACTCTTCGGCGCCTAAGTTAAATTTCCATGGCACTGTTTGAATTTTTTTCCCGAGCCACAGGGGCAGGGCGTGTTGCGGCCCGTCCGGCCCCATGTAGAGGGGTCGTCCTTATCGAATTCCGCGTGGCGCATGGTGCCAAGTTTGGCTTCGGCGGCGAGAATCTCTTCGTCGCTCATAGCGGGCGGCAGTGGGAAAGCGTCTGAATCGTCCGTAATTTCCGGTGCAGAAGCGGGCGCCATGCCCGCAAAGGCAGGGTCCTCTCGAGTTTCATGGACTTCCTGCGGGCGCGGCTGTAGCGCTCCTTGATCTTCTTCGTTGAGACGCAGGTCAACATGGGTCAGCAGCTGGGTAACTTGTTCGCGGAGGCCTGAAAGCATGGTTTCAAACATGCTGAACGCTTCCTGCTTGTATTCATTCAACGGATCACGCTGCGCATAGGCGCGTAGCCCGATGCCCTGGCGCAAATGGTCTAGCGTCAGCAGATGATCTTTCCATGTCTGGTCGAGAATCTGCAACAAAAGACTCTTCTCGGCCATGTGCCACATTTCGCTGCCGTATTTCGCTATCTTTGCCGCCGCTTGGCGATTCGATGCATCGGTAATTCGCTCACGTATCTCCTCGTCCGCAATACCTTCCTCCGAAGCCCATTCCTTAATCGGCAGATCTAGGTTGAGCAGGCGCTGGCAGTCCTCCGTCAGCTTTTCGACATCCCATTCTTCGGCGTAAGCCTTTTCCGGGATATTGTCGTCAACAATGTCCTCAATCACCTCGTGACGCATGCCGGCGACGGTTTCGGAGACATCCTCAACGCGCATCAAATCCTTACGTTGTTCATAAATCACTTTGCGCTGATCGTTCATGACATCGTCGAACTTGAGTAGATTTTTGCGGATCTCGTAGTTGCGTGCCTCGACTTTCTGCTGGGCCTTTTCCAGGGCTTTGTTGATCCACGAGTGGATTATGGCTTCGTCTTCCTTCAGGCCGAGTTTGGAAAGCATCGAATCCATCCGCTCGGAACCGAAAATGCGCAACAAATCATCTTCGAGGGAGAGGAAGAATACCGACGCGCCTGGATCACCTTGGCGCCCGGCACGGCCGCGTAACTGATTGTCGATGCGCCGTGCCTCATGGCGTTCACTGCCGATGATGAGGAGCCCGCCCGCGGCTAGAACTTTTTCCCGCTCTGTCGCCACTTCGGCGCGGATGCGGTCGCGCTCTCCTTCAAGCTTGGCGGCATCCTCTTCTTCGGCAAGCTCGCCGAGAATGCGAAAATCGACGTTGCCGCCGAGTTGGATATCGGTGCCACGTCCGGCCATGTTTGTCGCAATGGTCACCGCGCCGATACCACCGGCCTGGGCGATTATGCCAGCCTCTTGCTCGTGGTAGCGCGCGTTGAGGACGCTATGCTCGATCCCTTTCTCCTTCATCATTCCGGATAGCAACTCCGATTTTTCGATGCTGGTGGTGCCGATCAAAACCGGCTGACCCGCCATACGGCTGACTTCGACACGGGCGATGACCGCCTTCCATTTTTCGTTGGCGGTGCGATAGACCTCGTCGTCATTGTCTGCTCGCACGCCGGGCTTGTTGGTCGGAATCTGCGTGACCTCGAGCTTGTAAATATCGGCGAACTCGGACGCTTCCGTCGCCGCAGTGCCGGTCATGCCACCGAGCTTGGGGTACATGCGGAAATAGTTTTGAAAGGTGATTGAGGCCAGAGTTTGGTTTTCGTTTTGGACGGAAACCTGTTCCTTGGCTTCGAGGGCCTGATGCAGACCATCGGAAAAACGCCGACCGGGCATCATGCGGCCGGTAAACTCGTCAATAATGATGACCTGACCGTCTTTGACGATGTAGTCCTTGTCGCGTTCAAACATCTTATGGGCACGTAACGCCTGATTGACGTGATGCACGACCGAGATATTTTCGATGTCATAGAGATTGGGGCTTTTCAGAAGGCCCTGTTCCTCAAGCAGTTTTTCGGCTTTCTCCGTGCCGACATCGGTGAGCGTTGTCGCGCGTGCCTTTTCGTCGATTTCGAAATCATCTTCGGTGAGGTGGGGGATGAGGGTATCGGCGTTTTGATACATTTCCGAATGATCCTCGGCAGGACCCGAGATAATTAGCGGCGTACGCGATTCGTCGATCAAGATGCTGTCCACTTCATCGACGATCGCAAAGTTGAATTCTCGCTGCACCATGCTTTCCAGCGTGAATTTCATATTGTCGCGCAAATAGTCAAAACCGAATTCGTTATTGGTGCCGTAAGTGACATCGCGTCGATATTGGTCGCGGCGTGAATCGTCGTTGAGGCCGTGCACGATGCAGCCGACGCTCATGCCGAGAAATTCGTAGATCGCGCCCATCCAGGCGGCGTCGCGTTGGGCGAGATAATCGTTTACGGTGATGATGTGCACGCCCTTGCCCTGAAGCGCGTTCAAATAAACCGGAAGCGTCGACACAAGCGTTTTGCCTTCGCCAGTCGCCATTTCAGCGATATGGCCCTCATGCAAAACCATGCCGCCGATCAACTGCATATCGTAATGGCGTTGGCCGAGGGTGCGTTTTGCGGCTTCTCGTACGGTGGCAAAAGCGTCTGGAAGAATGGCTTCCAAATCCGGCTTTTTGGCAAGGCGCTCCCGCAGCTCACCCGTGCGGGCGCGCAACGCCTCATCCGAGAGCGCCTCCAACCCCGCTTCGAGGCTGTTGGTAGCGTCGACTTGCTTGGCGTAGGCCTTGACCACACGCTCATTTGCCGTGCCGAAAATTCGGCGCGTCAATCCCCGCATCATGGGATGACCTCGAAATCAGTCTAGATTAGCGCGACCGCGATCAGCCCGCTCTTGAGAGATAAGCGCGCTGCGGGACAGTGTCAACGGCCCTGCCGGTCGAGATACTAGGGGCACTAGACAGGTTGTGTGAATTTAGGCGATATGGTTTAAGCCCAGCTTGGCGGCGCGTCGGGCAGCCGTCATCGCATGGCATGGGGAATTCATATGATATTGTCCGGATTTAGCCACGTTGGCGCGCGCTGGCTCGCGTCAATCGCTGTCGCGGTGCTTATTCTCGTGGCGAGCTGGCATTCCGCTTTGGCTGCGGACGACAGTCCCGTGGCCGCGACCGTAAACGGCGAAACCATAACCCGAACCGAAATATTGCTGGCATTGGAGCTTCTGCCTGCGCAGTTTCGCAACCTCCCGCCCGATCAGTTGTTTCCCCTGATTCGCAACCAGTTGATCGATATTAAATTGCTGTCTGCCAAAGGTGCCGAATCTGGATTGAAAAAGGATCCGCGAATTTCCGCGCGAGTCGACTTCTATGCCATGCGCCTTGCCCATGATTATTATGCGCGCGACATTGTCGGGAAGTATCTCGATGAAGATCTGTTGCAGGAGGGATACCAGAAGTTCCTGGAAAATTTTCCCAAGGCCGAAGAAACGAACATCAGTCATATCCTCGTCGCCACCGAGGCAGAAGCCCAAGAGGTCGTCGCAGAATTGAAATCGGGCGCTGACTTTTCGGCGACCGCGCGGCGATACTCGGTCGGGCCGTCTGCACCTCAGGGCGGCGCGTTAGGCTTCCTTCGCCGTGAGCAAGTGGTGCCCGAATTCGCCGAAGCCGCCTTTGCGCTGGAAGACGGCGGGATTTCTGAGCCGGTAAAAACTTCGTTCGGTTGGCACGTCATTACGGCTTCGGAGCGGCGAATTCCGGAGCCGCCAGAATTCAGTCAGGTCGAACAAAAGCTGCGCGCCGAAATCGCCGACCGCCTAGTATCCGATGCCGCCAAGCAGGAGCGGCAAGAGGCCGAGATTGAGCTGTTCGAGATGGATGAAGATTTTTTCGACGGCGAGACCGTCGCCCCTTGAGGCACTCATTCTGAGCAAGTAGTAAGGGCCCCCGCATGAGCGGCATGTCACCTCTAGCACCAAAAAAATTTCCCACCCTACCGGCAGTTGCCGGTGTGCGCCTGGCGGCCATAGCCGCCGGCGTGCGGTACGTAGGACGGGACGATTTGCTGCTCGCTGAATTCGCGAAAGGAACACGCGTCGCCGGTGTTTTGACGCGTTCCCAAACACCGGGTGCGCCAGTGAAATGGTGCCGAAAATTGTTGCCTAAAGGCCAGGCGCGAGGACTTGTGGTCAATTCCGGCAACGCCAATGTTTTTACCGGCCGAAGTGGGGACGCGGTTGTCAGCCGCACGGCCGAGGCGGCGGCGCGGCTTCTCGGCGCCTCGCCGAACGAAATTTTTGTCGCGTCAACCGGGGTCATCGGGGAGGCGCTGCCAGTGGAGCGAATAACCACGGCGTTGCGGCCGCTTTCCGAAAAATTATCGCCAACCGCTTGGCCAGATGCGGCGCGCGCGATCATGACCACCGATACCTTTCCGAAAGGCGCGGTGCGCCGGACGAAGATAGACGGCGTGCCAGTCACGATCTCGGGGATTGCCAAGGGCTCTGGCATGATCGCGCCGAATATGGCGACCATGCTGGCATTTCTCTTTACCGATGCGCGATTGCCAGCACGGGTTCTGAATTCACTTCTGCGCCCAGCAAACGACCGTTCCTTCAATTCAATTACCGTCGACGGCGATACGTCGACGAGCGACACCTGCCTGCTGTTCGCCACCGGAGCGGGCGCACACCATCCTGCCGTGACACGGGCAGGCGATTCTCGCCTCGAGGCCTTCCGCACGGCCTTGCAGGAAGTGATGACGGACCTCGCGCAGCAAATTGTGCGCGATGGCGAGGGCGCTGAGAAATTTGTGACTGTCCGTGTGGGCGGCGCTGCGTCGGACGCGGCGGCACGGCGAGCCGCGCTAGTGGTGGCCAATTCACCGCTGGTGAAGACAGCCATTGCCGGCGCCGATCCCAACTGGGGGCGGTTGGTGATGGCCGTCGGCCGCTCGGGCGAGCGCATTCGCGTCGAGAAGATGGTGATCGCCATTGGTGGGCAGACCGTGGCACGCGGCGGCAAGAAACTGGCCAGTTATAGAGAAGACAAGGCAGCCCGCCATATGCGAGGCAGAGACATCGAAATCGATCTTGACCTTGCGGTTGGAAACGGTGCGGCGACTGTTTGGACCTGCGATTTGACTCATCGCTATATCGATATCAATGCCGATTACCGCTC
Protein-coding sequences here:
- a CDS encoding acetyl-CoA carboxylase carboxyltransferase subunit alpha — its product is MSSYLDFEKPIAEIEGKIHELRHLSDGSGVNILEEVSRLQGRVDRILRQTYSRLSPWQKSLVARHQLRPHFSDYVSALIEDFTPLAGDRNFAEDRAIIGGLGRFRGRALMVIGHEKGADTEGRMRHNFGMANPEGYRKAVRLMRLAERFSLPVVTLIDTPGAYPGVGAEERGQAEAIARSIETCLDLRTPLVSAIIGEGGSGGAIALAVANRVLMLEHATYSVITPEGCAAILWRDSEHAQEAADALKMTAQDLYQMAVVDEIVAEPVGGAHRSPATAIAALGDALEKALDGLKPLSGAELRAKRREKFLEIGKIGLS
- the argJ gene encoding bifunctional glutamate N-acetyltransferase/amino-acid acetyltransferase ArgJ, with the protein product MSGMSPLAPKKFPTLPAVAGVRLAAIAAGVRYVGRDDLLLAEFAKGTRVAGVLTRSQTPGAPVKWCRKLLPKGQARGLVVNSGNANVFTGRSGDAVVSRTAEAAARLLGASPNEIFVASTGVIGEALPVERITTALRPLSEKLSPTAWPDAARAIMTTDTFPKGAVRRTKIDGVPVTISGIAKGSGMIAPNMATMLAFLFTDARLPARVLNSLLRPANDRSFNSITVDGDTSTSDTCLLFATGAGAHHPAVTRAGDSRLEAFRTALQEVMTDLAQQIVRDGEGAEKFVTVRVGGAASDAAARRAALVVANSPLVKTAIAGADPNWGRLVMAVGRSGERIRVEKMVIAIGGQTVARGGKKLASYREDKAARHMRGRDIEIDLDLAVGNGAATVWTCDLTHRYIDINADYRS
- the secA gene encoding preprotein translocase subunit SecA, translated to MMRGLTRRIFGTANERVVKAYAKQVDATNSLEAGLEALSDEALRARTGELRERLAKKPDLEAILPDAFATVREAAKRTLGQRHYDMQLIGGMVLHEGHIAEMATGEGKTLVSTLPVYLNALQGKGVHIITVNDYLAQRDAAWMGAIYEFLGMSVGCIVHGLNDDSRRDQYRRDVTYGTNNEFGFDYLRDNMKFTLESMVQREFNFAIVDEVDSILIDESRTPLIISGPAEDHSEMYQNADTLIPHLTEDDFEIDEKARATTLTDVGTEKAEKLLEEQGLLKSPNLYDIENISVVHHVNQALRAHKMFERDKDYIVKDGQVIIIDEFTGRMMPGRRFSDGLHQALEAKEQVSVQNENQTLASITFQNYFRMYPKLGGMTGTAATEASEFADIYKLEVTQIPTNKPGVRADNDDEVYRTANEKWKAVIARVEVSRMAGQPVLIGTTSIEKSELLSGMMKEKGIEHSVLNARYHEQEAGIIAQAGGIGAVTIATNMAGRGTDIQLGGNVDFRILGELAEEEDAAKLEGERDRIRAEVATEREKVLAAGGLLIIGSERHEARRIDNQLRGRAGRQGDPGASVFFLSLEDDLLRIFGSERMDSMLSKLGLKEDEAIIHSWINKALEKAQQKVEARNYEIRKNLLKFDDVMNDQRKVIYEQRKDLMRVEDVSETVAGMRHEVIEDIVDDNIPEKAYAEEWDVEKLTEDCQRLLNLDLPIKEWASEEGIADEEIRERITDASNRQAAAKIAKYGSEMWHMAEKSLLLQILDQTWKDHLLTLDHLRQGIGLRAYAQRDPLNEYKQEAFSMFETMLSGLREQVTQLLTHVDLRLNEEDQGALQPRPQEVHETREDPAFAGMAPASAPEITDDSDAFPLPPAMSDEEILAAEAKLGTMRHAEFDKDDPSTWGRTGRNTPCPCGSGKKFKQCHGNLT
- a CDS encoding peptidylprolyl isomerase, giving the protein MILSGFSHVGARWLASIAVAVLILVASWHSALAADDSPVAATVNGETITRTEILLALELLPAQFRNLPPDQLFPLIRNQLIDIKLLSAKGAESGLKKDPRISARVDFYAMRLAHDYYARDIVGKYLDEDLLQEGYQKFLENFPKAEETNISHILVATEAEAQEVVAELKSGADFSATARRYSVGPSAPQGGALGFLRREQVVPEFAEAAFALEDGGISEPVKTSFGWHVITASERRIPEPPEFSQVEQKLRAEIADRLVSDAAKQERQEAEIELFEMDEDFFDGETVAP